A region of Sphingomonas crusticola DNA encodes the following proteins:
- a CDS encoding tryptophan halogenase family protein, with amino-acid sequence MTRNPLNQKVRRVVVCGGGTAGWVTATALVRHLGPLLDITLIESDEISTVGVGESTVPTFRSFHDFMGIDERKFMSSALATIKLGIEFRDWARIGDRYIHPFGLLGKRASWMADFHHFWLHARAKGFGGELGEYCLEWVAGEANRFTKNASNIGYAYHLDAARYVRFLRGLAEPAGVKRIEGKIRNVDLDPASGDIAAVTLENEVRVEGDLFIDCTGFRSLLLGQALGVEFEDWGHWITTNSAVAVQSRSPNPPGPYTTCFAHQAGWRWRIPLQHREGNGIVFCNEFMSEDEARAKLLADIDGEPLVEPWSLRFKTGMRRKTWFRNCVALGLANGFIEPLESTSIHLMMTAVTRLIEDFPFDGCHDALLERFNDKSRQEFEHIRDFIILHYHVTERDDSGFWKRCRAMEIPETLKMRIALWREDARAYQMPHELFRVDSWAMILTGQRVMPEGYHRLAAMMPHDELREQLATMRRQIADKVAAMPTHPDFLKHHCPAKEDQPA; translated from the coding sequence ATGACGAGGAACCCGCTCAATCAGAAGGTGCGCCGTGTCGTCGTCTGCGGCGGTGGCACGGCGGGTTGGGTGACGGCGACCGCGCTCGTCCGCCATCTCGGGCCGTTGCTCGACATCACATTGATCGAATCCGACGAGATATCGACGGTCGGTGTCGGCGAATCCACCGTTCCGACCTTTCGCAGCTTCCACGACTTCATGGGCATCGACGAACGCAAGTTCATGTCTTCGGCGCTCGCCACCATCAAGCTCGGTATCGAGTTTCGGGATTGGGCGCGCATCGGCGATCGCTACATCCACCCGTTCGGCCTGCTCGGCAAGCGTGCCAGCTGGATGGCCGACTTCCATCATTTCTGGCTGCATGCGCGCGCCAAGGGGTTTGGCGGGGAACTTGGCGAATATTGCCTTGAGTGGGTGGCGGGGGAGGCCAATCGCTTCACCAAGAATGCCAGCAATATCGGCTATGCTTACCATCTGGATGCAGCGCGCTACGTCCGCTTCCTGCGCGGTCTGGCCGAACCCGCGGGCGTGAAGCGGATCGAGGGCAAGATCCGCAATGTCGATCTCGATCCCGCCAGTGGCGACATCGCCGCGGTCACCCTCGAGAACGAAGTTCGGGTCGAGGGCGATCTGTTCATCGACTGCACCGGCTTCCGATCCCTGCTGCTCGGCCAGGCGCTTGGCGTCGAATTCGAGGATTGGGGGCATTGGATCACGACCAACAGCGCGGTTGCGGTCCAGTCGCGCTCGCCCAATCCGCCGGGGCCCTACACGACCTGTTTCGCGCACCAGGCAGGCTGGCGCTGGCGCATCCCGCTGCAACATCGCGAGGGCAATGGGATCGTTTTCTGCAACGAATTCATGTCGGAGGATGAAGCGCGCGCCAAGCTGCTCGCCGACATTGACGGCGAGCCGCTGGTGGAACCCTGGTCGCTGCGTTTCAAGACGGGCATGCGGCGCAAGACCTGGTTCCGCAATTGCGTCGCGCTGGGGCTCGCCAACGGTTTCATCGAGCCGCTGGAATCGACCAGCATCCACTTGATGATGACGGCGGTTACGCGTCTGATCGAGGATTTTCCGTTCGACGGATGCCACGACGCGCTGCTGGAGCGGTTCAACGACAAGTCGCGCCAGGAATTCGAACATATCCGCGACTTCATCATCCTCCATTATCACGTGACCGAGCGCGATGATTCCGGCTTCTGGAAGCGCTGCCGGGCGATGGAGATACCGGAGACGCTGAAGATGCGGATCGCCTTATGGCGCGAGGATGCGCGCGCCTATCAGATGCCGCATGAACTATTCCGCGTCGACAGCTGGGCCATGATTCTCACCGGCCAGCGGGTGATGCCCGAAGGCTATCACCGGCTGGCGGCGATGATGCCGCACGACGAATTGCGCGAGCAACTGGCAACGATGCGCCGCCAGATCGCCGACAAGGTCGCGGCCATGCCGACGCACCCCGACTTTCTGAAACACCATTGCCCGGCGAAGGAGGATCAGCCGGCTTAG
- a CDS encoding TonB-dependent receptor, translated as MRFTAISIRALLIGGASLAAMSAPALAQASNADATPVVTTADEAGGATQEIVVTARRREESLLRVPVAVTAFSAQKLEMSGAVDLTDIQNTTPNTTLKDARGTNSTLAAFIRGVGQQDPVPGFEAGVGIYLDDVYLNRPQAAVLDVYEVDRIEVLRGPQGTLYGRNTIGGAIKYVTKRLPDHFEVNVKGTYGSYNEADGVIGVSTPIGDSGFKIGVSGARLTHDGFGENTNLHIDNYNKDVWAGRGTLEFQSPDKRLFVRITGDYTDDKSNPRNGHRLIPGLLSGAPVQDDVYDTRAGLVIPKQRVKGGGLSMSVSADLTDNVTFRSISAYRKDTSHAPIDFDALPAADVDVPAIYRNNQTSQEFQLLYKSDKLNGIIGYYYLDAEASTGFGVLLSTTLPGLNAYTAGDVRTHTHSVYGDFTYSFTDRLSLSLGGRYTWDQRQSHVFKANYIGLTSEFGGNPALFGLPSTNFEGGANFKKFTPRASLSFQVTPDQMVYASYSQGFKGGGFDPRGSGTSAPNTDGVPGISYQEIYNYLLFKPETVKSYEIGWKGALFDRRLTFAADGFYSDYSDVQIPGSVGCVIGGVQSFCGITTNAAKATIKGAELEANAILARNFAGAGSNAYFNTTLGYIDAKYKRFIGPTGVDVSDVRVFQNTPHWTVSGTLGAGLPMGAGTLTGSGTASYRSLTHQFETASPFLDQKRYTLFDANLVYSFHGGKYSLGIHAKNITNEHYKTSGYQYIASTIAGVPILNAQGRYTPTLGKEGIATAFYGNPRQVLASFTAKF; from the coding sequence ATGCGTTTTACCGCCATCTCGATTCGCGCGCTGTTGATCGGAGGCGCGAGCCTCGCGGCGATGTCCGCACCCGCTCTTGCGCAGGCCAGCAACGCCGATGCGACACCGGTCGTCACGACCGCCGACGAGGCGGGCGGCGCTACCCAGGAGATCGTCGTCACCGCGCGGCGTCGGGAGGAAAGCCTGCTGAGGGTGCCGGTTGCGGTCACCGCTTTCTCCGCCCAGAAGCTCGAAATGTCCGGCGCGGTCGACCTGACCGATATCCAGAACACCACGCCGAACACCACCCTCAAGGATGCGCGCGGCACCAATTCGACCCTGGCCGCCTTCATTCGCGGCGTCGGCCAGCAGGATCCAGTCCCCGGATTCGAGGCCGGCGTCGGCATCTATCTCGACGATGTCTATCTCAACCGTCCGCAGGCGGCCGTGCTCGACGTTTACGAAGTCGACCGGATCGAGGTGCTGCGCGGGCCGCAGGGCACGCTCTACGGCCGCAACACGATCGGCGGCGCGATAAAATATGTCACCAAGCGGCTGCCCGATCATTTCGAGGTCAACGTAAAGGGGACCTACGGCTCGTACAACGAGGCGGACGGCGTGATTGGGGTCTCGACGCCCATCGGCGATAGCGGTTTCAAGATCGGCGTGTCGGGCGCGCGGCTGACGCATGACGGCTTCGGCGAGAATACCAACCTGCATATCGACAATTATAACAAGGACGTCTGGGCGGGCCGCGGCACGCTCGAATTCCAGTCGCCCGACAAGCGCCTGTTCGTGCGCATCACCGGCGATTACACCGACGACAAATCCAACCCGCGCAACGGCCACCGCCTGATCCCCGGCCTGTTGTCGGGCGCGCCGGTGCAGGACGATGTCTATGACACGCGCGCGGGCCTCGTGATCCCAAAGCAGCGGGTCAAGGGCGGCGGCCTGTCGATGTCGGTTAGCGCGGACCTGACCGACAATGTAACCTTCCGCAGCATCAGCGCCTATCGCAAGGATACCTCGCACGCGCCGATCGATTTCGACGCTTTGCCCGCGGCCGACGTCGACGTTCCGGCAATCTATCGCAACAACCAGACCAGCCAGGAATTCCAGCTTCTCTACAAGAGCGACAAGCTCAACGGTATCATCGGCTATTATTATCTCGACGCCGAAGCCTCGACCGGGTTCGGCGTGCTGCTGTCGACCACGCTTCCGGGGCTCAATGCTTATACCGCCGGCGACGTGCGGACCCACACCCACTCGGTCTATGGCGATTTCACCTATAGCTTCACCGATCGGCTGAGCCTGTCGCTCGGCGGCCGCTACACCTGGGACCAACGCCAGAGCCACGTCTTCAAGGCCAATTATATCGGACTGACCTCCGAATTCGGCGGCAACCCGGCTTTGTTCGGCCTGCCCTCGACCAATTTCGAGGGTGGCGCGAACTTCAAGAAATTCACGCCGCGAGCATCGCTCAGCTTCCAGGTCACGCCCGATCAGATGGTGTATGCGTCCTATTCGCAGGGCTTCAAGGGCGGCGGCTTCGATCCGCGTGGCTCGGGCACCTCCGCGCCCAACACCGACGGCGTCCCGGGGATCAGCTATCAGGAAATCTACAATTATCTCCTGTTCAAGCCCGAGACGGTGAAGAGCTACGAGATCGGCTGGAAGGGCGCCTTGTTTGATCGCCGCCTGACCTTCGCCGCGGACGGCTTTTATTCCGATTATTCGGACGTGCAGATTCCCGGCTCGGTCGGTTGCGTGATCGGTGGCGTGCAGAGCTTCTGTGGCATCACGACCAACGCCGCCAAGGCAACGATCAAGGGCGCCGAGCTGGAGGCTAACGCCATCCTCGCGCGCAATTTCGCCGGGGCCGGGTCGAATGCCTATTTCAACACGACGCTGGGTTATATCGACGCGAAATATAAGCGCTTCATCGGCCCTACCGGCGTCGATGTGTCAGATGTCCGTGTATTCCAGAACACGCCACACTGGACTGTCAGCGGCACGCTCGGGGCTGGCCTTCCGATGGGCGCGGGCACGCTGACTGGATCGGGCACCGCCTCCTACCGCAGCCTGACGCATCAGTTCGAGACGGCGAGCCCGTTCCTCGACCAGAAGCGCTACACGCTGTTCGACGCCAATCTCGTCTACAGCTTCCACGGCGGGAAATATTCTCTCGGCATCCACGCCAAGAACATCACCAACGAGCATTACAAGACGTCGGGCTACCAATATATCGCCTCGACCATCGCCGGTGTGCCGATCCTGAATGCGCAGGGCCGCTATACGCCAACGCTCGGCAAGGAAGGGATCGCCACCGCTTTCTATGGCAATCCGCGCCAGGTGCTTGCGTCCTTCACCGCGAAGTTCTGA
- a CDS encoding efflux RND transporter permease subunit produces the protein MRFPHFFIDRPIFAAVLSILIVIIGAIAYPTLPVGQYPEIAPPTVTVTAAYPGATAETMAETVAVPLEEQINGVENMIYMSSSAVGDGTLTITISFAPGTDVNSAQVLVQNRVSEAEPRLPEEVRNIGVTVRKASPNFLMAIAFYSPDHSLSQQYVSNYVTLQIADRIKRIEGVGDTRTVGGRDYAMRVWIDPDQAASRNLTVDEVISAIRAQNVQVAAGSIGAPPFGKQGNSAFQLGIQTLGRLSTIEQFGDIVLKRRDDGGLTRLRDVARIELGAQDYTTNAYVKGQPASVLAVTQLPGSNALAAAAAVENTLKEMAKSFPPGMTYSIPYQPTTYISESISEVRRTLFEALVLVALVVVLFLQSWRAAIVPLIAIPISIIGSFAAMKLFGFSLNNLSLFGLVLAIGIVVDDAIVVIENIERLMEEEGLSALQAAHKTMDEVSGALIAIMLVLCGVFVPTAFIPGISGQFYKQFALTIVSATAISAFVSLTLSPALAALLLKPRSHDDRVPAGPRGWPRRFANGFNRGFGRLSDRYGRLTARLVSKLALVGIVYVGLLLIAGWRFYATPTGFIPAQDQGYLIAAVQMPPGSSLERTSAFMERAMGEAQKLQGTRTDVAFAGFDGATFTTAPNTGVIFVLLKDRKERNNISADEFANQLRKAFGGLTEGNILVIPPPPVQGIGTGGGWKMNIEDRGGLGYAALEKAAFAMMGAANQSEGITSSFTTFNTRTPRLTADVDRLRAQQLGLPVSNVFSALGSYLGSTYVNDFNYLGRTWRVTAQADARFRQSRSDIERLRARTTAGNMVPLGAVLTVKDDTGPYRVVRYNLYPSAELQGDSARGYSSGQSLKTMAAVAAKVLPKGMDFEWTDLAYQQQQAGNTGIYVFALAVLFVFLLLAAQYESLVLPLAVILIVPMCLLAAILGVGAFRMDNNVLTQVGLVVLVGLAAKNAVLIVEFARQGEEEGLTPREAAERAAHQRLRPILMTSIAFILGVLPLVISRGPGFEMRQALGVAVFFGMIGVTLFGLLFTPSFYVITRKLGDWARAQSARLRRHPKTEETA, from the coding sequence ATGCGCTTTCCGCACTTCTTCATCGACCGGCCGATCTTCGCGGCGGTGCTCTCGATCCTGATCGTGATCATCGGCGCGATCGCCTATCCGACCTTGCCCGTCGGGCAATATCCCGAGATCGCGCCGCCGACCGTGACGGTAACCGCCGCCTATCCGGGGGCGACCGCCGAGACGATGGCGGAAACGGTGGCGGTGCCGCTGGAAGAGCAGATCAACGGCGTCGAGAACATGATCTACATGTCCTCGTCGGCGGTCGGCGACGGCACGTTGACCATCACCATCAGTTTCGCGCCCGGCACCGACGTCAACAGCGCGCAGGTGCTGGTGCAGAACCGCGTCTCCGAGGCCGAGCCGCGCCTGCCTGAAGAGGTCCGCAATATCGGTGTGACGGTGCGCAAGGCCTCGCCCAACTTCCTGATGGCGATCGCTTTCTATTCGCCGGATCATTCGCTCAGCCAGCAATATGTCAGCAATTATGTCACGCTGCAGATTGCCGACCGGATCAAGCGGATCGAGGGTGTCGGCGACACGCGTACGGTCGGCGGCCGCGACTATGCGATGCGGGTGTGGATCGACCCGGATCAGGCGGCCTCGCGCAATCTCACCGTCGACGAGGTGATCAGCGCCATCCGCGCCCAGAATGTTCAGGTGGCGGCCGGATCGATCGGGGCGCCCCCGTTCGGCAAGCAGGGCAACAGCGCCTTCCAGCTCGGTATCCAGACGCTCGGGCGGCTGAGCACGATCGAGCAGTTCGGCGACATCGTGCTCAAGCGCCGCGACGACGGCGGATTGACCCGGCTCCGCGACGTCGCCCGCATCGAGCTTGGCGCCCAGGATTACACCACCAACGCCTATGTGAAGGGCCAACCGGCTTCGGTGTTGGCAGTGACGCAATTGCCCGGCAGCAATGCGCTCGCTGCGGCGGCGGCGGTCGAGAACACGCTCAAGGAAATGGCCAAGAGCTTCCCGCCGGGGATGACCTATTCCATCCCCTATCAGCCGACGACCTACATCTCGGAATCAATCAGCGAGGTGCGCCGCACCTTGTTCGAGGCGCTGGTGCTGGTCGCGCTGGTCGTGGTTCTGTTCCTGCAAAGCTGGCGCGCGGCGATCGTACCGTTGATCGCCATCCCGATCTCCATCATCGGCAGCTTCGCCGCGATGAAGCTGTTCGGCTTCAGCCTCAACAATCTGTCCTTGTTTGGGCTAGTGCTCGCGATCGGCATCGTCGTCGATGATGCGATCGTCGTGATCGAGAATATCGAGCGACTGATGGAGGAGGAGGGGCTGAGCGCGCTCCAGGCCGCGCACAAGACGATGGACGAGGTTTCCGGCGCGTTGATCGCCATCATGCTCGTGCTCTGCGGCGTCTTCGTTCCGACCGCCTTCATTCCGGGGATTTCCGGCCAATTCTATAAGCAGTTCGCGCTAACGATCGTGTCCGCGACCGCGATCTCGGCGTTCGTCTCGCTAACCCTGTCTCCGGCACTGGCGGCCCTGTTGCTCAAGCCCCGGAGCCATGATGATCGCGTGCCTGCCGGTCCGCGTGGCTGGCCGCGGCGCTTCGCCAACGGCTTCAACCGTGGCTTCGGGCGGCTGTCCGACCGTTATGGGCGGCTTACCGCGCGCCTCGTCAGCAAACTGGCCCTCGTCGGCATCGTCTATGTCGGGCTGCTGCTGATCGCGGGCTGGCGCTTTTATGCGACGCCGACCGGCTTCATTCCCGCGCAGGATCAGGGCTATCTCATTGCGGCGGTGCAGATGCCGCCCGGCTCCTCGCTCGAACGGACCAGCGCGTTCATGGAGCGGGCGATGGGCGAAGCGCAGAAGCTGCAGGGTACGCGCACCGACGTCGCCTTTGCCGGCTTTGACGGGGCGACCTTTACCACCGCGCCGAATACGGGCGTGATCTTCGTGCTGCTGAAGGATCGCAAGGAACGCAACAATATCTCCGCCGACGAATTCGCCAATCAGTTGCGCAAGGCGTTCGGCGGCCTGACCGAAGGCAATATCCTGGTGATTCCGCCGCCGCCCGTGCAGGGGATCGGCACCGGCGGCGGCTGGAAGATGAATATCGAGGATCGCGGCGGGCTGGGTTATGCCGCGCTGGAGAAGGCCGCTTTCGCGATGATGGGCGCGGCCAACCAGAGCGAGGGCATCACCTCCAGCTTCACCACCTTCAACACGCGCACGCCGCGGCTGACAGCCGATGTCGATCGGCTGCGCGCGCAGCAACTGGGCCTGCCGGTCTCGAACGTGTTTTCAGCGCTCGGCTCCTACTTGGGATCGACCTATGTCAACGATTTCAACTATCTCGGCCGCACCTGGCGGGTGACCGCGCAGGCGGATGCCCGCTTCCGCCAGTCGCGTTCCGATATCGAGCGGCTGCGCGCGCGCACGACCGCCGGCAACATGGTGCCGCTGGGCGCGGTGCTAACCGTTAAGGACGATACCGGGCCTTACCGCGTGGTGCGCTATAACCTCTATCCGTCGGCCGAGCTGCAGGGCGATTCCGCACGCGGCTATTCGTCAGGCCAGTCGCTGAAGACAATGGCGGCGGTGGCGGCGAAGGTTCTGCCCAAGGGCATGGACTTCGAATGGACCGATCTTGCCTATCAGCAGCAGCAGGCGGGCAATACCGGCATCTACGTCTTCGCGCTGGCGGTATTGTTCGTGTTTTTGCTGCTGGCGGCCCAATATGAAAGCCTGGTGTTGCCGCTGGCGGTGATCCTGATCGTGCCAATGTGCCTGCTCGCTGCCATCCTTGGGGTCGGGGCATTCCGCATGGACAATAATGTCCTCACCCAAGTGGGCCTGGTCGTCCTCGTTGGCCTTGCCGCGAAGAATGCCGTGCTGATCGTGGAATTTGCCCGGCAGGGCGAGGAGGAGGGGCTGACGCCACGCGAGGCGGCGGAGCGCGCGGCGCATCAGCGGCTGCGGCCGATCCTGATGACGTCGATCGCATTCATCCTTGGCGTGCTCCCGCTGGTCATCTCGCGCGGGCCCGGCTTCGAAATGCGCCAGGCCCTGGGCGTGGCGGTGTTCTTCGGCATGATCGGCGTGACCCTGTTCGGCCTGCTGTTCACGCCGAGCTTCTACGTCATCACGCGCAAGCTCGGCGATTGGGCGCGCGCGCAGTCGGCGCGACTGCGCCGCCATCCGAAAACGGAGGAAACGGCGTGA
- a CDS encoding efflux RND transporter periplasmic adaptor subunit, translated as MMARYFITLALLAACAGCGKKAPPAPPPPTVSVAQPLQRDVVDWDEYIGRFQAPQSVTLRARVTGVVSRILFRDGQDVRAGDALFVIDPRPYQAQLAQAEAQIAASQAALTNAASVQARSAQLFRAQAVSREELENDQAQVRTQTANLKAARATATLARLNLGFTTVRAPVSGRVSSRRVSLGDQVTAGDTVLTTIVSLDPIWFAFDGAESFYLKYLREAQRGTRGSSRTASNPVDIQLADETGYSHHGRMAFVDNALDPNSGTIQAHAVVPNPDHFLTPGMFGRARLLGSGTYRAMLVPDEAIVTDQSRKLVWVLGRDGKPVQRVVELGPEVMGLRAIRDGLAPADLVVLDGIGALQPGATVTARRTSIKVRSGDAGPPPTSVTAPQSTAATFTDRAR; from the coding sequence ATGATGGCGCGATACTTCATCACATTGGCTTTGCTCGCAGCCTGCGCCGGCTGCGGCAAAAAGGCGCCGCCGGCACCGCCGCCGCCGACCGTATCGGTCGCGCAGCCGTTGCAGCGCGATGTCGTCGACTGGGACGAATATATCGGGCGCTTCCAGGCGCCGCAGTCGGTAACGCTGCGCGCGCGCGTCACCGGCGTCGTGAGCCGCATCCTGTTCCGCGACGGTCAGGACGTGCGGGCGGGCGACGCGCTGTTCGTGATCGATCCCCGTCCTTATCAGGCGCAGCTGGCGCAGGCCGAGGCGCAGATCGCCGCCAGCCAGGCCGCGCTCACCAATGCCGCGTCGGTCCAGGCGCGCTCGGCGCAATTGTTCCGGGCGCAGGCGGTCAGCCGCGAAGAGCTGGAGAATGATCAGGCGCAGGTCCGCACGCAGACCGCCAACCTCAAGGCTGCGCGCGCGACCGCGACCCTTGCGCGGCTGAACCTCGGCTTCACCACCGTGCGCGCGCCGGTTTCCGGGCGCGTTTCGAGCCGGCGTGTATCGCTGGGTGACCAGGTCACGGCGGGCGATACGGTCCTGACCACGATCGTTTCACTCGACCCGATCTGGTTCGCCTTCGACGGAGCGGAGAGCTTCTACCTCAAATATCTGCGCGAAGCGCAGCGCGGCACGCGCGGTTCGTCGCGCACGGCCTCCAATCCGGTCGATATCCAGCTCGCGGACGAGACCGGCTATTCCCACCATGGCCGCATGGCGTTCGTCGACAATGCCCTCGATCCGAATTCCGGCACGATCCAGGCGCATGCCGTCGTTCCAAATCCCGACCACTTCCTGACGCCGGGCATGTTCGGCCGCGCTCGCCTGCTCGGCTCCGGCACTTACCGGGCCATGCTCGTGCCCGATGAGGCGATCGTCACGGATCAGTCGCGCAAGCTTGTGTGGGTGCTTGGGCGTGACGGCAAGCCGGTTCAGCGAGTAGTCGAGCTCGGCCCTGAAGTGATGGGGTTGCGCGCGATCCGCGACGGACTGGCGCCGGCCGATCTGGTCGTGCTCGACGGGATAGGGGCGCTGCAGCCGGGAGCAACGGTTACGGCGCGCCGGACCTCGATCAAGGTTCGTTCGGGCGACGCCGGCCCTCCGCCGACATCCGTGACGGCGCCGCAGTCGACCGCCGCCACATTCACCGATCGCGCGCGCTAA
- a CDS encoding alpha/beta fold hydrolase: MTMVKDDGWRHRRWTSADGLTLHARDYAAAEGAARLPVICLHGLTRNARDFDRLAPWIAARQRRVLAVDIRGRGLSDRDPAAAYWLSTYADDVRRLAASLGVAEAIFVGTSMGGLITMELAADAPALVAGAIINDVGPVLAAEGLARIGAYVGNAPAFAGWDEAAEYLRDQNQAALPHYGAADWRAMAERMFRAADGRIVADYDPGIAAAFSTGPLPADPWDRWHNLASNRPLLLLRGGLSDLLTAGDATRMITAHPNALLREVPNVGHAPMLDEPEALAAIGPFLDDLP, from the coding sequence ATGACCATGGTCAAGGACGATGGCTGGCGGCATCGCCGCTGGACGTCGGCGGACGGATTGACGCTGCACGCGCGCGATTACGCGGCGGCGGAAGGGGCCGCCCGGCTGCCGGTCATCTGCCTCCATGGCCTCACCCGCAACGCCCGGGATTTCGATCGGCTGGCCCCCTGGATAGCCGCACGGCAGCGGCGCGTACTGGCGGTCGATATCCGCGGGCGCGGCCTGTCAGACCGCGACCCGGCTGCGGCCTATTGGCTGTCCACTTATGCAGACGACGTTCGCCGTCTGGCCGCTTCGCTCGGCGTGGCGGAGGCTATCTTCGTCGGCACCTCGATGGGCGGATTGATCACGATGGAGCTGGCCGCGGACGCCCCCGCGCTCGTCGCCGGGGCGATCATCAACGATGTCGGGCCGGTGCTTGCCGCCGAAGGGCTGGCACGGATCGGCGCCTATGTGGGGAACGCGCCGGCCTTTGCCGGCTGGGACGAGGCGGCTGAGTATCTCCGCGACCAGAATCAGGCGGCTTTGCCGCATTATGGCGCTGCCGACTGGCGCGCGATGGCGGAGCGGATGTTCCGCGCTGCCGACGGCCGGATCGTCGCGGACTATGATCCGGGCATTGCCGCGGCGTTCAGCACAGGGCCGCTGCCGGCCGACCCGTGGGATCGCTGGCACAATCTCGCCAGCAACCGGCCGTTGCTGCTGCTTCGCGGCGGGCTGTCCGATCTGCTCACGGCGGGCGACGCCACAAGGATGATCACCGCGCACCCCAATGCCTTGTTGCGCGAGGTGCCCAATGTTGGCCACGCCCCCATGCTCGACGAGCCTGAGGCGCTCGCCGCCATCGGCCCGTTCCTCGACGACCTCCCCTAA
- a CDS encoding glutathione S-transferase N-terminal domain-containing protein: MADLSAFPIAQRWPADHPDRIQLYSAPTPNGVKVSIALEEMEIAYEPHFVDIMQNESWTPEFLSLNPNGKIPAIVDPDGPGGAPLGLFESGAILQYLAEKSGRLLPADPARRYETLQWVYFQMGGVGPIFGQVGYFFKFAGREIEDKRPLERYTKESIRLLGVLESRLENRAWMMGDDYTIADIALLGWVRNLVGFYGAGELVEFDKLKAVPSWLERGLARPAVQRGLLIPERPAPKSAA, from the coding sequence ATGGCCGATCTGTCAGCTTTCCCGATTGCGCAGCGTTGGCCAGCAGATCATCCGGACCGCATCCAGCTCTATTCCGCGCCGACGCCGAACGGGGTCAAGGTGTCGATCGCGCTCGAGGAAATGGAAATCGCGTACGAGCCCCACTTCGTCGATATCATGCAGAATGAGAGCTGGACGCCGGAATTCCTGTCGCTGAACCCAAATGGCAAGATACCCGCGATCGTCGACCCCGACGGCCCCGGCGGCGCGCCATTGGGGTTGTTCGAGTCCGGCGCGATCCTGCAATATCTCGCCGAGAAAAGCGGCCGCCTGCTGCCGGCCGATCCGGCGCGGCGCTACGAGACGCTGCAATGGGTCTATTTCCAGATGGGCGGCGTCGGGCCGATCTTCGGCCAGGTCGGCTATTTCTTCAAATTCGCCGGCCGTGAGATCGAGGATAAGCGCCCGCTCGAACGCTATACCAAGGAGTCGATACGGCTGCTCGGCGTGTTGGAAAGCCGCCTGGAGAACCGCGCCTGGATGATGGGCGACGACTATACGATCGCCGACATCGCGCTGCTCGGCTGGGTGCGAAATCTGGTCGGCTTCTATGGTGCGGGCGAGCTTGTCGAGTTCGATAAGCTCAAGGCGGTGCCATCCTGGCTGGAGCGCGGCCTGGCGCGACCTGCGGTCCAGCGCGGCCTGTTGATCCCGGAACGGCCCGCTCCGAAATCCGCCGCTTAG
- a CDS encoding TetR/AcrR family transcriptional regulator, producing MREPAAPRDKVPKTARGQKTLRQLLDAAAEEFGEKGFHEASISQITQRAGVAIGSFYTYFDSKEEVFTALVRDVSGQVRDYVAPRIAGEANQLDAERVGQQAFLEFARRHKEIYRIIDEAEFVDPAIYREHYTSTARRIAARLDAAQERGEISPGSSEIRAWALMGMNVFLGLRFGVWGEDCDPAEVARVGGDLIARGMGPRDPA from the coding sequence ATGCGGGAGCCCGCCGCGCCCCGCGACAAGGTGCCGAAAACAGCACGCGGCCAAAAGACGCTCCGCCAGCTGCTCGACGCGGCGGCCGAGGAGTTTGGCGAAAAGGGGTTCCACGAGGCGTCGATCAGCCAGATCACCCAGCGCGCGGGCGTCGCGATCGGCAGTTTCTACACCTATTTCGACAGCAAGGAGGAGGTGTTCACGGCCCTGGTCCGCGATGTCTCCGGGCAGGTCCGCGACTATGTCGCGCCACGAATCGCAGGCGAGGCGAACCAGCTCGACGCCGAGCGCGTCGGCCAGCAGGCCTTCCTGGAATTCGCCCGCCGGCACAAGGAAATCTACCGCATCATCGACGAGGCCGAGTTCGTCGATCCTGCCATTTACCGCGAACATTATACCAGCACCGCGCGGCGCATCGCCGCGCGTCTCGACGCGGCGCAGGAGCGTGGCGAGATCAGCCCGGGCTCGTCGGAAATCCGCGCCTGGGCACTGATGGGCATGAACGTGTTCCTGGGGCTGCGCTTCGGCGTCTGGGGTGAGGATTGTGATCCCGCAGAGGTGGCGCGCGTCGGCGGCGATCTGATCGCGCGCGGCATGGGGCCGCGCGATCCGGCATGA